One region of Natronorubrum aibiense genomic DNA includes:
- a CDS encoding thiolase family protein — MSQTPVVVEAVRTPQGKEDGVFADVRSEDLSVPLIDEILAETGLSGEEIDDLMWGCAQQRSEQGNNIARVIALLSELGESVPATTINRWCASSMQSVISASDAIAAGNRDAIIAGGVENMSRVSMGENMGSVHPRMAELYNIGELQMGMTAEKVAEEYGVSREQQDEYAARSQQRATEATEGGRFDDEIVPIETEDGTISEDEGIRPGTTAEKLGELPTVFKSDGTVTPGNASQISDGASALLITSKAFAEEHDLEIMAEVGMNNVAGVDPTVMGIGPVPATEGLLERNGRDIDDYDLVELNEAFASQAVYSRDQLGIDPEIFNVNGGAIALGHPLGASGARLPVTLIHELEKRGGGRGLATLCIGFGQGAAIEFDVN, encoded by the coding sequence ATGTCACAGACGCCAGTCGTAGTCGAGGCAGTCCGGACTCCGCAGGGGAAAGAAGACGGCGTATTCGCCGACGTCCGCAGCGAAGATCTCTCGGTGCCGCTGATCGACGAAATTCTCGCGGAGACCGGCCTCTCCGGCGAGGAGATCGACGACCTGATGTGGGGCTGTGCCCAGCAACGCAGCGAGCAGGGCAACAATATTGCGCGCGTCATCGCCTTGCTCTCGGAACTGGGTGAGAGCGTGCCGGCGACGACGATCAACCGCTGGTGTGCTTCCTCGATGCAGTCCGTCATCTCGGCATCCGACGCGATCGCGGCCGGCAACCGCGACGCCATCATCGCCGGCGGCGTCGAAAACATGAGCCGCGTTTCGATGGGCGAGAACATGGGCAGCGTCCACCCGCGGATGGCCGAGCTCTACAACATCGGCGAACTCCAGATGGGAATGACCGCCGAAAAGGTCGCCGAGGAGTACGGCGTCAGCCGCGAACAACAGGACGAGTACGCCGCCCGGAGCCAGCAACGTGCCACCGAAGCAACCGAGGGCGGCCGGTTCGACGACGAGATCGTACCGATCGAAACCGAGGACGGCACCATCTCCGAAGACGAAGGTATCCGCCCGGGAACGACCGCCGAAAAACTCGGCGAACTCCCGACCGTCTTCAAATCCGACGGCACCGTCACGCCCGGTAACGCCTCTCAGATCTCCGACGGCGCATCGGCGCTGCTCATCACGAGCAAAGCGTTTGCCGAGGAGCACGACCTCGAGATCATGGCCGAAGTCGGGATGAACAATGTCGCCGGCGTCGATCCGACCGTAATGGGGATCGGTCCAGTGCCGGCGACCGAGGGGCTGCTCGAGCGCAACGGCCGTGACATCGACGACTACGATCTGGTCGAACTCAACGAGGCGTTCGCCAGTCAGGCGGTCTACTCGCGCGACCAACTCGGGATCGACCCCGAGATCTTCAACGTCAACGGCGGCGCGATCGCGCTGGGCCACCCGCTCGGCGCGTCGGGGGCCCGCTTGCCGGTCACGCTAATTCACGAACTCGAGAAACGCGGCGGCGGCCGCGGCCTGGCGACGCTGTGTATCGGGTTCGGACAGGGAGCGGCGATCGAATTCGACGTCAACTGA
- a CDS encoding aldehyde ferredoxin oxidoreductase family protein, whose translation MKHVQGPLCTVDVGDRTAETESIDDLLESFIGGRALGTKLAYDRVPFDADPLGAENSLFLATGPLQHSTMSFTGRMSATSLSPLTDGLLSSNAGGFLSRNFTGTGYSAVELTGASDELVIVHVTDEGVEFEPVPDLEEATVPETCEYIEDEHGLESEHTVVIGPAGENQVRFASIMTSEERAFGRGGLGAVLGSKNIKAITFDGDSTREVEIPPLQMEIHGEAAQSDHIMKRQGTSSMTEYANEVEALPTRYFSDLSFEGAEGISGDRVEEKKYKKGTCSACAFACKLPTRDEESGLETEGPEYETVMAFGSNSGVDDIVDVMKSNKLCDEYGIDTISAGDTVAAYLASEDEFGNVELIHDLVEKIAHREGVGDTLAEGVDRIHEELGVDNWTVKGMEFPAHDGRALNGQGLAFATSNRGADHMYAEFYPYEYPLVDADRAFDKQGLDDKPPKVVELENVNVIKDSGVLCKFSRDFVTPERLETLLDADYEDLLELGGTVVSLERHFNNQRGFDRDDDQLPYEIPGFDDGLAAYYDERGWNDDGTVPAERLAEGGVTGTPADD comes from the coding sequence ATGAAACACGTCCAGGGACCGCTGTGTACGGTCGATGTCGGCGATCGAACCGCCGAGACGGAGTCGATCGACGACCTCCTCGAGTCGTTCATCGGCGGGCGTGCGCTCGGAACGAAACTCGCGTACGACCGGGTGCCGTTCGATGCCGACCCGTTAGGTGCCGAAAACAGCCTCTTTCTCGCGACAGGCCCGCTGCAACACTCGACGATGAGTTTCACCGGTCGGATGTCGGCGACGAGTCTCTCGCCGCTGACCGACGGCCTGCTCTCCTCGAACGCCGGTGGCTTCCTCTCGCGGAACTTCACCGGCACTGGCTACAGCGCCGTCGAGCTCACCGGCGCGAGCGACGAACTCGTCATCGTCCACGTCACCGACGAGGGCGTCGAGTTCGAACCCGTCCCCGACCTCGAGGAAGCAACCGTCCCCGAGACCTGCGAGTACATCGAGGACGAACACGGCCTCGAGTCCGAACACACCGTCGTGATCGGCCCGGCCGGCGAGAATCAGGTTCGCTTCGCCTCGATCATGACGTCTGAGGAGCGGGCGTTCGGTCGCGGCGGCCTCGGAGCCGTCCTCGGGTCGAAAAACATCAAGGCGATCACCTTCGACGGCGACTCGACCCGCGAGGTCGAGATCCCGCCGCTGCAGATGGAGATCCACGGCGAAGCTGCCCAGTCCGACCACATCATGAAACGACAGGGCACCTCGTCGATGACAGAGTACGCAAACGAGGTCGAGGCCCTGCCAACGCGGTACTTCTCCGACCTCTCGTTCGAGGGTGCTGAAGGCATCAGCGGAGACCGCGTCGAGGAGAAAAAGTACAAGAAAGGCACCTGCTCGGCGTGTGCCTTCGCCTGCAAACTGCCGACCAGAGACGAGGAAAGCGGCCTCGAGACCGAAGGCCCCGAGTACGAGACCGTGATGGCCTTTGGCTCGAACTCGGGCGTCGACGACATCGTCGACGTGATGAAATCGAACAAGCTCTGTGACGAGTACGGGATCGACACGATCTCTGCCGGTGACACCGTTGCCGCCTACCTCGCGAGCGAAGACGAGTTCGGCAACGTCGAGCTCATTCACGACCTCGTCGAGAAGATCGCCCACCGCGAGGGCGTCGGCGACACACTCGCAGAAGGTGTCGACCGAATCCACGAGGAACTCGGCGTCGACAACTGGACGGTCAAAGGTATGGAGTTCCCCGCTCACGACGGCCGCGCGCTCAACGGTCAGGGGCTCGCCTTCGCCACCTCGAACCGCGGGGCCGACCACATGTACGCCGAGTTCTACCCCTACGAGTACCCGCTCGTCGACGCAGATCGAGCCTTCGACAAACAGGGTCTCGACGACAAGCCACCGAAGGTCGTTGAACTCGAGAACGTCAACGTCATCAAAGACAGCGGCGTCCTCTGTAAGTTCTCGCGTGACTTCGTCACCCCCGAGCGCCTCGAGACGCTGCTCGACGCCGACTACGAGGACCTACTCGAGCTCGGTGGCACCGTCGTCTCGCTCGAGCGCCACTTCAACAACCAGCGCGGCTTCGACCGCGACGACGACCAACTTCCCTACGAGATCCCCGGCTTCGACGACGGCCTCGCCGCGTACTACGACGAACGTGGCTGGAACGACGACGGCACCGTCCCCGCCGAGCGACTCGCGGAGGGGGGCGTGACCGGCACGCCGGCGGACGACTGA
- a CDS encoding DUF2391 family protein, which yields MARSTGSIDETTMDDLYEQLETLAETVDDPEERTEVRRTMRLADRLSQNGMVGRVITEFTSKDKAEAFVGSVVVGLPLLVEDGVLEIGEFLAATPAFFVVNLALAVALVIGILYVADFREVQIHNPYFGVLPRRPVWVVGIAFTTAAAMMTLWGRVTWDEPWITLCQVSVIATAMAIGGSLGDIIPGEE from the coding sequence ATGGCACGGTCGACAGGGTCGATCGACGAGACGACGATGGACGACCTGTACGAACAACTCGAGACTCTTGCGGAGACAGTCGACGATCCCGAGGAGCGAACCGAGGTCCGGCGAACGATGCGACTGGCCGATCGGCTCTCACAGAACGGAATGGTCGGTCGGGTGATCACCGAGTTTACGAGCAAGGACAAAGCGGAGGCGTTCGTCGGCAGCGTCGTGGTCGGACTCCCCTTGCTCGTCGAGGATGGCGTCCTCGAGATCGGTGAATTTCTCGCGGCGACGCCGGCGTTTTTCGTCGTGAACCTCGCACTTGCCGTCGCGTTGGTCATCGGCATCCTCTACGTCGCAGACTTCCGTGAGGTCCAGATCCACAACCCGTACTTCGGTGTGCTTCCGCGCCGGCCAGTGTGGGTCGTTGGCATTGCGTTTACGACCGCAGCAGCGATGATGACGCTGTGGGGACGGGTCACGTGGGACGAGCCCTGGATCACCCTCTGTCAGGTGTCGGTGATCGCCACCGCGATGGCGATCGGCGGCTCGCTGGGTGATATCATTCCCGGCGAGGAGTAA
- a CDS encoding DUF7344 domain-containing protein — MRSENAPNPALDPVLKSLAEYRRRFVVGVLAERDEPVDSAELATALERYERETEGRTEGSTARIATELRHIHLPKLADAGVLDYRDRRVALRDDTAQALLNAVATVERGQRLEPMSTSAAGPAPATATRAEYRDEQERSLTDAILAAVADHRGDEFRWSDFDLCDELDPNSLNTLFRSDAVSETSVTLRTETVRIALWGDDGITIRVTDA, encoded by the coding sequence ATGAGAAGCGAAAACGCCCCGAACCCGGCACTCGATCCCGTTTTGAAAAGTCTCGCAGAGTATCGGCGACGCTTCGTAGTCGGCGTACTTGCTGAGCGCGACGAGCCGGTCGACAGCGCCGAGCTCGCCACGGCACTCGAGCGATACGAGCGGGAGACCGAGGGTCGGACCGAAGGCTCGACGGCGCGGATCGCGACCGAGCTTCGCCATATCCATCTGCCGAAACTGGCCGATGCTGGGGTTCTCGACTACCGTGACAGGCGGGTCGCCCTCCGAGACGACACCGCACAGGCGCTTCTCAACGCGGTGGCGACCGTCGAGCGCGGGCAGCGACTCGAGCCGATGTCCACGTCGGCTGCCGGGCCGGCTCCGGCGACCGCGACTCGAGCGGAGTATCGGGACGAACAGGAGCGGTCGCTGACCGATGCGATACTGGCTGCGGTCGCCGACCACCGGGGAGACGAGTTCCGCTGGAGCGATTTCGACCTGTGTGACGAACTCGATCCCAACTCGCTCAACACGCTGTTTCGCTCTGACGCTGTCTCGGAGACCAGCGTAACGCTTCGAACCGAGACCGTTCGAATAGCGCTCTGGGGCGACGACGGCATCACGATTCGAGTGACGGATGCCTGA
- a CDS encoding helix-turn-helix domain-containing protein, translating into MAVILEFTVDAAEFLLGGTLEQATGVELIELERVIPLGNQSIPFLWVVADDFETFERSVRTQPAVAALDQFGVIDRHGLYRIEWAVDPPNQLIDGLVDANATLLEAHHGERWLFRIRFPAHDLLTQFYTYCTDHEIRIHVERVFPLSHPPRRGPVFDLSPEQREALVLAIDRGYFETPREVTLDELAADLEISQQALSDRIRRGVQQVLVDSLSALETV; encoded by the coding sequence ATGGCAGTCATCCTCGAATTCACTGTCGATGCGGCGGAGTTCTTACTCGGCGGGACGCTCGAGCAGGCAACTGGTGTCGAACTGATCGAACTCGAACGTGTCATTCCACTTGGGAACCAGAGTATTCCGTTTCTTTGGGTGGTCGCCGACGATTTCGAGACGTTCGAACGGAGCGTGCGGACCCAGCCGGCCGTCGCCGCGCTCGATCAGTTCGGCGTGATCGACCGACACGGACTGTATCGCATCGAGTGGGCCGTCGATCCGCCAAATCAGCTGATCGACGGACTTGTCGACGCGAACGCCACACTCCTCGAGGCCCACCACGGGGAGCGATGGCTCTTTCGCATTCGATTTCCAGCACACGACCTACTTACGCAGTTTTATACGTACTGTACGGACCACGAGATTCGAATTCACGTCGAGCGGGTGTTCCCGCTGAGCCACCCCCCTCGTCGAGGACCGGTGTTCGACCTCTCGCCGGAACAACGCGAGGCGCTCGTGTTGGCAATCGATCGGGGGTACTTCGAGACACCGCGTGAGGTGACGCTCGACGAACTCGCCGCCGACCTCGAGATCAGCCAACAGGCGCTCTCGGATCGGATTCGCCGCGGTGTTCAGCAGGTGCTCGTCGACTCGCTGTCAGCACTCGAAACCGTGTGA
- a CDS encoding magnesium transporter, producing MVRHDSALDVYKQALPVILVSLVAGLFAGTLLGTDTMRDGIESVPGVLLLLPAFLATRGGVYGSLGARLSSGLHQGLIDPQFKWNDRLRNAIVASFLNGMIVSIFIAVLAWSVLLVLGRDGNLLELLIIMVIAALLSAFAMLGVLLTVIFKGYRRGLDPDNVIGPVVTTVGDVFGVAFLLIGITVAGALL from the coding sequence ATGGTGCGCCACGACTCCGCCCTCGACGTCTACAAACAGGCGTTGCCGGTCATTCTCGTCAGTCTCGTGGCAGGATTGTTCGCAGGAACGTTGCTCGGTACCGATACGATGCGCGACGGGATCGAGAGCGTCCCGGGGGTCCTGCTGTTGCTCCCCGCCTTTCTCGCGACGCGTGGCGGCGTGTACGGCTCCCTCGGAGCCCGGCTCTCGAGCGGCCTCCATCAGGGGCTGATCGATCCACAGTTCAAGTGGAACGACCGCCTTCGAAACGCGATCGTCGCCTCGTTTCTCAACGGGATGATCGTCTCGATATTTATCGCGGTGCTCGCGTGGAGCGTCTTGTTGGTGCTCGGCCGCGATGGGAATCTGCTCGAATTGCTCATCATCATGGTGATCGCGGCGCTGTTGAGCGCGTTTGCGATGCTCGGCGTGTTGCTCACCGTGATCTTCAAGGGGTATCGTCGGGGACTCGACCCGGACAACGTCATCGGCCCGGTCGTAACGACCGTCGGCGACGTCTTCGGCGTCGCGTTCTTGCTGATCGGTATCACCGTCGCGGGGGCACTCCTGTGA
- a CDS encoding magnesium transporter, protein MSAGSDVLHGEDLDDDEGDQLTEWTVGNIVSTLVPLLIALSILQMVSGTVLETFEEQLLEHPSLLILVPVMIGTAGNLGSIMCSRLSTQLHLGTLEFSPSNPNIRANVGAIMGLAATVFVLLGVASWAIGSILDGTLGLGTLLFITIVSGMLLAVWVVIVSTVAVYASYRLGYDPDDTTIPIVTNVSDITGVLILFGVVWVVL, encoded by the coding sequence GTGAGCGCCGGGAGCGACGTCCTCCACGGCGAGGACTTGGACGACGACGAGGGCGACCAGCTTACGGAGTGGACTGTCGGCAACATCGTCTCGACGCTCGTGCCCTTGCTCATCGCCCTCTCGATCCTGCAGATGGTCTCGGGGACCGTCCTCGAGACGTTCGAAGAACAGCTGCTCGAGCATCCGTCGCTTTTGATCCTCGTGCCGGTGATGATCGGCACCGCCGGCAATCTCGGCTCGATCATGTGCTCGCGACTCTCCACGCAGCTTCACCTGGGGACCCTCGAGTTCTCTCCGTCGAACCCGAACATTCGGGCGAACGTCGGCGCGATCATGGGACTCGCCGCGACCGTCTTCGTGCTGCTCGGCGTCGCCTCGTGGGCGATCGGTTCCATTCTCGATGGAACGCTGGGGCTCGGCACGCTGCTGTTCATTACGATCGTCAGCGGGATGTTGCTCGCCGTCTGGGTCGTCATCGTCAGCACCGTCGCGGTGTACGCCTCCTACAGACTCGGCTACGATCCAGACGATACGACGATCCCCATCGTGACCAACGTCAGCGACATCACGGGCGTTCTCATCCTCTTTGGCGTGGTCTGGGTCGTCCTCTGA
- a CDS encoding AMP-dependent synthetase/ligase produces the protein MDWQDAERDYDDEVIGRTTLGRLFEETVERNANRPAQMYKGGVYDRSLTPSVLPAASPGEFRPISYLEMRDIVRNLSAGFHDLGVDQGDRIGIFADTRMEWAQCDFALLAAGAVITTVYRSSSPSQVEYLLDDPDASAVVVENEALLERVLEVEDELELEFIVSMDELSGYDDRDDIYTLDEIYELGGEVFDLEAYQERVDAPELDDLASLIYTSGTTGKPKGVQLTHWNFRSNVNAVRKRFAPRPDKPAGVPSLDEESLAVSYLPLAHVFERTAGHFVLFASGACVAYAEDPDTLQEDFGAVQPTTATSVPRVYEKIYDAIRDQASESGAKKRIFEWATDVGVTYQQADSPGPVLRAKQKLADRLVFSTVREALGGEIELLISGGGSLSPELCQLYHAMGLPIYEGYGLTETAPVVSTNPPEAVEIGTIGPPLPGVEVRVDESVADQAAFADDPGEVGELLVKGPNVTPGYWNRPGATTGAFTEDGWFRTGDIIHVRPDGYLEFRDRAKQIMVLSTGKNVAPGPIEDAFAASEIIEQCMVVGDGEKFIGALLVPNSDHLREWAETEGIDLPDDPQAMCDDEHVREYIQQEVDRINENFEKHETIKRFELVPREFTEENEMLTPTMKKKRRVILDEFEDRVDRIYADA, from the coding sequence ATGGACTGGCAGGATGCCGAGCGAGATTACGACGACGAGGTCATCGGGCGGACGACGCTCGGACGGCTGTTCGAGGAGACGGTCGAGCGAAACGCCAACCGACCGGCTCAGATGTACAAGGGTGGGGTCTACGATCGATCGCTGACGCCGTCGGTGCTGCCGGCCGCGTCGCCCGGCGAGTTCCGGCCGATCTCCTACCTCGAGATGCGCGACATCGTCCGCAACCTCTCGGCGGGCTTTCACGACCTCGGCGTCGATCAGGGCGATCGCATCGGCATCTTCGCTGACACCCGAATGGAGTGGGCCCAGTGTGACTTCGCCTTGCTCGCTGCCGGGGCCGTCATCACGACGGTCTACCGAAGCTCCTCGCCCAGTCAGGTCGAGTACCTGCTCGACGACCCCGATGCGTCCGCCGTCGTCGTCGAGAACGAAGCCCTTCTCGAGCGGGTACTCGAGGTCGAGGACGAACTCGAGCTCGAGTTCATCGTCTCGATGGACGAGCTTTCGGGATACGACGACCGCGACGACATCTATACGCTGGACGAAATCTACGAACTCGGCGGCGAGGTGTTCGACCTCGAGGCCTATCAGGAGCGCGTCGACGCGCCCGAACTGGACGATCTGGCGAGTCTGATCTACACGAGCGGAACGACGGGCAAGCCGAAAGGCGTCCAGCTCACCCACTGGAACTTCCGGTCGAACGTCAACGCGGTTCGGAAACGCTTTGCGCCGCGGCCGGACAAACCGGCTGGCGTTCCGTCGCTCGACGAGGAGTCGCTTGCGGTGTCGTACCTTCCGCTCGCGCACGTCTTCGAGCGGACGGCCGGCCACTTCGTCCTGTTCGCAAGCGGGGCCTGTGTCGCGTACGCGGAGGACCCGGACACACTGCAGGAGGACTTCGGTGCCGTTCAGCCGACGACGGCGACGAGCGTCCCGCGGGTGTACGAGAAAATCTACGACGCGATTCGAGACCAGGCAAGCGAATCCGGGGCAAAAAAGCGAATCTTCGAGTGGGCGACCGACGTCGGCGTCACGTATCAGCAGGCGGATTCGCCCGGCCCGGTCCTGCGTGCCAAACAGAAACTGGCGGACAGACTCGTCTTCTCGACGGTTCGGGAGGCACTCGGCGGCGAGATCGAACTGCTGATCAGCGGCGGCGGTAGTCTCTCGCCGGAACTCTGTCAACTCTACCACGCGATGGGGCTACCGATCTACGAGGGCTACGGGTTGACCGAAACTGCGCCAGTCGTCTCGACGAACCCGCCCGAAGCGGTCGAGATCGGCACGATCGGTCCGCCGCTGCCCGGCGTCGAGGTCCGCGTCGACGAGAGCGTCGCCGATCAAGCGGCGTTCGCTGACGACCCCGGCGAGGTCGGCGAACTCCTCGTCAAGGGGCCGAACGTCACGCCGGGCTACTGGAACAGACCCGGCGCGACGACGGGGGCGTTCACCGAAGACGGATGGTTCCGAACCGGCGACATCATCCACGTGCGACCCGACGGCTACCTCGAATTCCGCGATCGGGCAAAGCAGATCATGGTGCTCTCGACGGGGAAAAACGTCGCTCCCGGTCCGATCGAGGACGCCTTCGCGGCCAGCGAGATCATCGAACAGTGTATGGTCGTCGGCGACGGCGAGAAGTTCATCGGCGCGTTGCTGGTTCCCAACTCGGATCACCTTCGCGAGTGGGCCGAAACCGAGGGGATCGACCTTCCCGATGACCCGCAGGCGATGTGTGATGACGAGCACGTCCGGGAGTACATCCAGCAAGAGGTCGACCGGATCAACGAGAACTTCGAGAAACACGAGACGATCAAGCGATTCGAACTCGTCCCACGGGAGTTCACCGAGGAAAACGAGATGCTGACGCCGACGATGAAGAAGAAACGCCGCGTCATCCTCGATGAGTTCGAAGACCGCGTCGACCGGATCTACGCAGACGCGTAG
- a CDS encoding MBL fold metallo-hydrolase — MATDLGAVQEVTAGDCTDCYYLDVNMYDTEGYGAVYILDDDRPAVIETGLGTNHELILEALDDLGIDRDDLATIAVTHIHLDHAGGAGLLAEACPNADVYVPAAGAGLLIDPTRLVEGTKNAVGDQWEFYVDPKPLPEDRVVEIEDGDRISLGEHDLHVHAAPGHAFHQVVFEDPRNDAVFVGDAAGIWIPETETVTETSPPSDFNLEECLEDVETLKTIDPDVLLYTHFGPRAVGDDAAAALDEYADVLSEWVEAVETKRAELEDDEAVMQYFAETTDKADVWGERKARAEAIMNTRGVLGYLDSRE; from the coding sequence ATGGCAACGGATCTCGGAGCGGTGCAAGAAGTCACCGCTGGCGACTGTACGGACTGTTACTATCTCGACGTGAATATGTACGATACCGAGGGGTACGGTGCGGTCTACATTCTCGACGACGACCGACCCGCGGTCATCGAAACCGGACTCGGAACCAATCACGAACTGATCCTCGAGGCGCTCGACGACCTCGGGATCGACCGCGACGACCTCGCGACGATCGCCGTGACACACATCCACCTCGATCACGCCGGCGGGGCCGGACTGCTCGCCGAGGCGTGTCCGAACGCCGATGTCTACGTCCCGGCCGCCGGCGCAGGGCTGCTCATCGATCCGACGCGACTGGTCGAGGGCACCAAAAACGCCGTCGGCGACCAGTGGGAGTTCTACGTCGACCCAAAGCCGCTCCCCGAGGACCGAGTCGTCGAGATCGAAGACGGCGACCGAATCAGTCTCGGTGAGCACGACCTCCACGTGCACGCAGCGCCCGGTCACGCGTTCCACCAGGTCGTCTTCGAGGACCCCAGAAACGATGCCGTCTTCGTCGGCGACGCCGCGGGGATTTGGATACCCGAAACCGAGACGGTGACCGAGACGTCGCCGCCGTCGGATTTCAATCTCGAGGAGTGTCTCGAGGACGTCGAGACCCTGAAAACGATCGATCCGGACGTCCTCCTCTATACACACTTCGGGCCGCGGGCGGTCGGCGACGACGCCGCCGCGGCGCTCGACGAATACGCTGACGTCCTCAGCGAGTGGGTCGAGGCCGTCGAAACCAAACGCGCCGAACTCGAGGACGACGAGGCCGTGATGCAGTACTTCGCCGAGACGACGGACAAAGCCGACGTCTGGGGCGAACGTAAGGCACGCGCCGAAGCGATCATGAACACGCGCGGCGTGCTCGGCTATCTCGACAGCCGCGAGTGA
- a CDS encoding cation diffusion facilitator family transporter, with translation MTDAEGERRGFMRAAGVNVLGNAVKIIVEGAAGLAFGSVALLADAAHSVADLVASVVVLFWGRSSYEKPDSTHPHGHERIEPLTALFVGSVIALLGLNLLYESAQGLLYGVDVHFSPLLLAALAFAIVDMYLLYWYTTRINERLDSTALRALATDCLNDIYTSVAAVVGVLGVLLGYPLLDPLAGALVSLLVVYQGVEIGRENVDYLIGAAPDPATRAEITETLRSHPEVRGVHDLAVFYDGPVLEVEVHVEVDGDMPFRRAHDVESTLINRLRALEDVGDAHVHLDPSGIGEWKDCPDEQ, from the coding sequence ATGACAGATGCCGAGGGCGAACGACGCGGGTTCATGCGAGCGGCGGGGGTGAACGTCCTCGGTAACGCAGTGAAGATCATCGTCGAGGGGGCCGCGGGGCTCGCCTTCGGCAGCGTTGCCCTACTCGCCGACGCGGCCCACTCGGTCGCCGACCTCGTTGCCAGCGTCGTCGTGTTGTTCTGGGGCCGGAGTTCGTACGAGAAACCGGACTCCACCCATCCACACGGCCACGAGCGAATCGAGCCGTTGACGGCGCTGTTCGTCGGGAGCGTCATCGCGTTGCTCGGGTTGAACCTCCTGTACGAATCCGCACAGGGGCTGCTCTACGGCGTCGACGTCCACTTCAGTCCGCTGTTACTCGCCGCGTTGGCGTTTGCGATCGTCGATATGTATCTGCTCTACTGGTACACCACGCGGATCAACGAGCGGCTCGATTCGACCGCACTCAGGGCGCTCGCAACTGACTGTCTGAACGACATCTACACCTCCGTCGCGGCCGTCGTCGGCGTCCTCGGCGTCTTGCTCGGCTATCCCCTGCTCGATCCGCTCGCCGGCGCGCTCGTCAGTCTGCTGGTCGTCTACCAGGGTGTCGAAATCGGCCGCGAGAACGTCGATTACCTCATCGGCGCGGCTCCCGATCCGGCGACGCGAGCCGAGATCACCGAGACGCTGCGCTCCCATCCCGAGGTTCGGGGCGTCCACGATCTGGCCGTCTTCTACGACGGTCCCGTCCTCGAGGTCGAAGTGCACGTCGAAGTCGACGGCGACATGCCGTTTCGACGGGCTCACGATGTCGAATCAACGCTCATCAATCGTCTCCGTGCACTCGAGGATGTCGGTGATGCACACGTCCATCTCGATCCGTCGGGGATCGGCGAGTGGAAGGACTGTCCGGACGAGCAGTAA
- a CDS encoding fluoride efflux transporter FluC yields the protein MTAAHPLVRLETLALIAVGGFAGSNLRYFMMGLLEDIQAVVLVNVLGCFALGFLVYEAEYTGLIARESRLVFTTGFLSSLTTYSTFAIQTALAAEPLLLVAIVASNYGLGFTGVLASRRLARRLRASTTPAGGETV from the coding sequence ATGACAGCAGCCCACCCCCTCGTTCGACTCGAGACGCTCGCACTGATCGCCGTCGGCGGCTTCGCCGGCTCGAACCTCCGGTATTTCATGATGGGCCTGCTCGAGGACATTCAGGCCGTCGTATTGGTCAACGTCCTTGGCTGTTTCGCCCTCGGATTTCTCGTCTACGAAGCCGAATACACCGGTCTTATCGCACGCGAGTCACGGCTCGTCTTTACGACTGGCTTTCTTTCCTCGTTGACGACCTACAGCACGTTCGCGATCCAGACCGCACTGGCAGCCGAGCCCCTGTTGCTCGTCGCCATCGTCGCCAGCAACTACGGGCTCGGGTTCACCGGCGTGCTCGCGAGTCGGCGTCTCGCCCGTCGACTCCGTGCATCAACGACACCAGCCGGAGGTGAGACGGTGTGA
- a CDS encoding fluoride efflux transporter FluC, giving the protein MALLGPDAVASVTFDPEPAHVVGTGGAIGAVGRHLVYRRFSSERFPWPTLFVNVVGSFGFGLAVFVGVSESTLILVGTGICGSLTTFSSFSVETVQLYERGDRLLAVANATGNLALSLSAIGFAWLVVATGLL; this is encoded by the coding sequence CTGGCGCTGCTCGGTCCCGACGCCGTCGCGAGCGTGACGTTCGATCCTGAACCTGCTCACGTCGTCGGTACCGGGGGTGCGATCGGCGCGGTCGGTCGCCATCTAGTCTACCGTCGGTTCTCGAGCGAGCGGTTCCCGTGGCCGACGCTGTTCGTCAACGTCGTCGGCAGTTTCGGTTTCGGCCTCGCGGTGTTCGTAGGCGTCAGCGAATCGACACTCATCCTCGTCGGCACCGGGATCTGTGGCTCGTTGACGACGTTCTCGTCGTTTTCCGTCGAAACCGTCCAACTGTACGAACGCGGTGATCGGCTGCTCGCCGTCGCGAACGCGACGGGGAATCTCGCACTCTCGCTTTCGGCGATCGGGTTCGCGTGGCTGGTCGTCGCGACAGGCTTGCTGTAG